The genomic region AACTCTTGCTCGTACACCCAGCGCGCCTCCTCGTTGTAGGCCACAAACACCACGGTGGCGGGCAGCTCGTTTTCCTTTAGAAACGCCTGCACCTCGCGCACTGCAATGCGGGCCGCGTCGGCCTTGGGGTAGCCGTAAATACCGGTGCTGATGCCCGGAAACGCCACGCTGCTGAGCTGCTTCTCTGCCGCCAGGCGCAGGCAGTTGCGGTAGCAGCTGGTCAATAGCTCCGCCTCGCCCTTGATGCCCCCGTTCCACACCGGCCCTACTGTGTGTATCACGTAGCTGGCTGGTAGCTCGCCGGCGGTGGTTATCACGGCCTCGCCGGTAGCGCAGCCACCCTGCCGCGCCCTGATCTGGCGGCACTCCTCCAGAATAGCTGGCCCACCAGCCCGGTGAATGGCCCCATCTACGCCGCCTCCACCCAGCAGCGAGGAGTTGGCGGCATTCACGATGGCGTCGGTATCCACCCGTGTGATATCGCCCTGGTAGAGCAGGATGCGGCCGAAGGTTTGGGCGTCGGGGCGCCAGGTAGCAGCGGTAATAGCCATAGCAAAAGCGTAAGAAGAGCAGAGTGGCAGCGCCATTCATCCCTGTTGTAAGACAGTTCGGCCCGAAATGTTGCTGATTGGGTAGCAAAGAATTGTGTTGAGATAGACCATCGACTACCTTTCCTGCACTGTTTCACCTCGTTATCCTCTCTGCCATGGAGCCCCTCAACCGTGACCCGCAACTCTGGCGCCAGGCGAAAGCCCGTGCCCGCTTCAAAGCCAGTGTACTTACCTATTTGTGGGTGAATGCCCTGCTGTGGACCATCTGGGCTTTCACGGGCCGCGGGTCCTACCCCGTGCCGTGGCCGCTGTGGGCTACCTTCTTCTGGGGCATCGCGCTGCTAGCAAACGGCGCCAGCGTCTACGGGTGGTGGGGCCAAAGCCAGCAAGCCGAGCGTGAGTACGAGCGGCTGCTGCGAAAGCGAGAAGAGTAAAGTGGTGAGTTAACAGAAATACGTGTCATCCTGAGCATTCCGCGCATCAAGCGGCAGCGAAGGACCTTCTCACGCATGAACGGCAGGCGTATCAACGACTCGTTCACGCATGAAAAGGTCCTTCGCTGCCGCTTGATGCGCGGAATGCTCAGGATGACACACGTATTCTTTACTGAACCTCATCACTTGTATGATTGTACTACCCTAACTTAAGGGTAGCTAGAAAAGGAAACGGGGACACCATCCATCCCTAAATGCGGTGCTTTGGCGTCGACGTTGCGTGTGAGAATCTGTGCCCCGTTTCCCGTTTTTGCCTGAAGACTGCACAGTATGGAGGGAGCCCCGCCCTGGCGCGGATGGCATCCCGCATTTGTACAAGGAGAGTTGCGGTGAAAACCTTGCTGGCTGGTTGCTTTCCACCTTTTTACCCCGTGCCGATGCCCCGCGTCCCTTCCCCCACCGCCCCGCTGAAATACGTTGTGGGCATTGACATTGCCAAAGACACCTTCGTGGCCTGCTTCGGCCGCATCGAGGCCAGCCAGCAGCTGCGTTTTGGTAAAGAAACCACGTTTGCCAACACGCTGGCCGGCTTCACGGCCCTGCTGGCCTGGACGGCCAAGCAACAGGCGCCCGCCGCCCCATTGTGGTTCGTGGTCGAAGCCACTGGGGTCTACTACGAAGCCTTAGCCTATTTTCTCTCCGATAACGCACAGGCCCTGAGCGTGCTACTGCCCAACAAAGTCAAGCACTTTGCCCAGAGCACCGAGCTCAAGAGCAAGACCGATCAACTCGATGCCCGCCTGCTTTGCCGCCTGGGCCTGGAGCGGGCCTTGCCCGCCTGGCAACCACCAACGCCCGCTCTGCGCCAGCTGCGGGCCCTGGCCCGCGAGCGTCAGCGCCTAAGCGAGCAGGGCGGACAGCTCAAAACCCGGTGCCACGCCTACCAGCACAGCTACCAGCCCGACGCCCGCACCCTCGAGCGCTTGGCCGCTCAGCAGCAACTCGTTGCCCAACAGCTAAAAGCCGTCGACCAAGACCTCTCGCTGCTGCTCGACGCGGAGCCGGAGTTGGCCCGCAAACTGGCCCACCTGACCAGCATCCCCGGCATCGGTCTGACCACGGCCATCGTGGTGGTGGCCGAAACCAACGGCTTCATCCTGGTGGAAAACGAGCGCCAGCTCGCCTCCTACGCCGGCCTAGACGTGGTGCAGCGCCAAAGCGGCCTCTCTTCCCAAGCCACGCGCATTTCCCGCCGAGGGAACGTGCGCCTGCGTACGGCGCTCTACCTGCCAGCCGTGAGCAGCCTGCGCTATAATCCGCAGCAAAAAGCCTTCTATGCCCGCTTGCGCGCCCGCCAGCCCAGCGGCAAGCCCGGCGTCATTGCCGTCATGCGCAAGCTCTTGCTGCTCTGCTATTCGCTCTGGAAAAACGACCGCCCCTACGACCTGCAGTTCCACCCGGCCCACATGGCCGAAAAAGAAGTAGCCCCGGCCGATTAATGGGCCGAGGCTACACAGGATGAACCCGAAGGCTCTCCTTGAAGGAGCCTAAAGATAAAAAACTTGCCCAAGTTCTTGCTCTTTATCACAGTATCTCACAAGTTCACCTTTTCCTACCTTCGCGGGGATGAAAAAAATGCGAATTCCGAAGCGGGTAGTGGGGCGGCGGGAGCTGGTCGATTTCCCGGCGTTTGGGCTGCAAGGCATAGAGGCCAAGGTAGATACCGGCGCCTACACGGGCGCCATTCACTGCTCCGACATCCACGAGGAGCGCCGCGCCGACGGGCAAATTGTGCTGCGCGTGCTGCTACTTGACCCGTCGCACCTTAACTTTGACGGCCGGCCGCTGGAATTTACCACGTTCTCGCGGCGCGACATCCGCAGCTCGAATGGCGACGTGCAGGAGCGCTACGTGGTAGCCATGGTCATCCGCCTGTTCGGGGAGGATTTTGCCACCGAGTTTTCGCTTTCCGACCGTTCCGACATGAAGTACCCCGTGCTGATTGGCCGCGCTCTGTTGCGGCAGGGGCGCTTTGTGGTGGACGTAGGGCGGCGTAATGTTTCGTATAAGGCAACCCAACACCCCTCTTCGTAGTACCCGGCTAAGCTATAGCACTCGCCTTTTATAACCACCCGTCGACCGCCCCATCCTCTGTGTCACCCATGAAATTAGCGATTCTATCGCGTGAGCCAACACTATACTCTACCCAGCGCCTGGTAGAAGCCGCCCAGCAACGCGGCCACGAGGTGGTGGTGCTAGACCATTTGCAGTGCAACCTAGTGCTGGAAAAAGGTACGCCGGGTATTATTTATAAGGGCGAGCGACTGCACGATATCCAAGCTGTTATTCCGCGCATTGGGGCCTCTGTTACGTTCTACGGCACGGCCGTAGTGCGGCAGTTTGAGATGATGAAGGTGTCGACGGCCGTGAGCAGCCAAGCCATTGTGCGCTCCCGCGACAAGCTGCGCTCGGTGCAGATCCTGAGCCGGGCTGGCATCGGCATGCCCAAAACGGCCTTCACCAACTTCTCTGCCGACGTGCCGACCATGATTGAGCACGTGGGCGGCGCCCCCGTTATCATCAAGCTATTGGAGGGCACGCAGGGTCTGGGCGTGGTGCTGGCCGAGTCGGCCAAGGCTGCACAGTCGGTGATTGAGGCCTTTCACAACCTGAAGGCGCGCATCATCGTGCAGGAGTTTATTGCCGAAAGCAAGGGCGCCGATCTGCGGGCCTTCGTGGTGAACGGCGAGGTAGTGGGCGCCATGAAGCGCCAGGGCAAGGAGGGCGAGTTTCGCTCGAACCTGCACCGCGGCGGCACCGGCAAGCTGGTGAAGCTGAGCCGGGCCGAAAAAGCCGCCGCCCTGGCCGCCGCCAAAGCCCTGGGCCTGGGCATTGCGGGCGTAGACATGCTGCAAAGCAAGCGCGGTCCGCTGGTGCTGGAGGTAAATTCCTCGCCCGGCCTGGAGGGCATCGAGAAAGCCACCGGCCTCGATATAGCCGGCAAAGTCATTACCTATACCGAGGAGCTGGTGAAGAAGCGCAAGAGGGCCGAAGTCGCCAAGAAGCGCAAAGCCACTGAAACCGACGAGGAGTAGGGAAGTAGCGAAAGCTAGAAGCGGTTAGAACGAATTCCCCTCCTTTTTTAAGGGGGGGAATTCGTTCTAACCGCTTCTCAATCTCAACATTCAACACTCAACACTTCCCCTCCTTGCAGCTAAACGGCCTCACTATCCAGCCTGGCGAGCGGGTGATGACCCGCTTGGTTATCTCGCGCCTACCCTCCGGTACTATCATCGACGTGCCGGTGCACGTGTTCCGGTCGAGGGAGCCGGGGCCGACGGTGCTGCTGATGGCCGGCATGCACGGCGACGAGGTGAACGGCGTGGAAACCATCCGCCGCCTGATTCAGCAGGACTTGCTGCGGCCGTTGCGGGGCACCATCATTGCTATTCCGCTGCTCAATATCTATGGCTTCCTGAACTTCTCGCGCGAGGTGCCCGATGGTAAGGACGTCAACCGGTCGTTTCCCGGCAACTCGCGCGGCTCCTTGGCCAGCCGGGTAGCGCACCGCTTCATGCGCGAAATCATGCCGCTGGTCGACTACGGCATTGATTTCCATACGGGCGGCGCCTCGCGCAGCAACCACCCGCAAGTGCGCTGCCTGCTCGACCACGAGCCCAGCGCCACGCTGGCTCGCACGTTTGCGGCCCCCTTCACGCTGCACGCCAAGCTGCGGCGAGGCTCCCTGCGAGAAGCAGCGTTTGGCTTGGGCAAGTCTATTATCGTGTACGAAACCGGCGAGTCGTTGCGCTTCGATGAAACGGGTATTGAGCTAGCTATAGCTGGCACCTACCGCGTGCTGCACCACCTGGGCATGGTAGCCGAGGCCACGCCAGCCACGCAGCCCAGCATTGAGTGCTGGCGCGGGCGCTGGCTGCGGGCGCGCTTCGCGGGGCTGTTTCGCAGCCAGGTGCGCAAGGGCGACTACATCGAGCAGGGCCAGGTCTACGGCATCATCACCGACCCCTACGGCGAAATGGCCGTGCATCTGGAGTCGCCGGTGAGCGGCTACGTGGTGGGACTCAACCACATGCCTGTCGTCAACCAGGGCGACGCGCTCCTGCACATTGGCTTGACAGAACCGGCACCCGTTCCCACAGAAGACACCGACGCCCCTGCTCCGACTCTTTGAGTTGCGAGTTGTCAATCCCTAAAGATTGTCATCCTGAGCAGCGCGAAGGACCTTCTCACGCATGAACAAGTCCTTGGTACGTCTATCGTTCTACCGTGAGAAGGTCCTTCGCGCTGCTCAGGATGACAGATCCCAATAACTACTACCTGACAACTCCTCCTTAACAACTAAATAACCCGAGGTTTTTCTGTTTCTTTGTTCTGCCCGTAACGGGCGTTTCTACCTTTCTCCTTTTTCCTCGAATGAATAAGACTGCTCAACTCATTGTCAACGCCGTTTTGGTTCTGGCCGTTGCCGTGCTGTTTTACCTGCACTTCTCCTCCCGCCCTGCTGCCGCGCCGGTAGCTGCTACCCCTAAGGTGACCATGGCTGCTGATTCTACAGCCGAAGTACCTGTAGATGAGGTAGCCACCGTAGCCAGCGCCGACAGCAACAAAGTAGCCTACGTGGAGTCGAACAAGCTGCTGGAGGGCTATAAAGGAATGCAGGTAGCCCGTAAGAGCTTCGAGGTCAAGGCCAAAGGCTGGCAGGCCCAGAATGATGCTTTGGTGCGCAACTTCCAGGCGGCCGTGCAGAAGTACCAGCAAACGGCCCAGTCGCTGACCAACGAGCAGCGCGCAGCCACCGAGCAGAACCTACAACAGCAGGAAGCCCAGGCTGGCCAGAAACAACAGCAGCTACAGCAGCAAGCAGCGCAGGAAGAAGCCAAAATGACCAAAACCGTCCTCGACCGCGTGGAAAAGCAGATCGAAAAATACGGCAAGGAGAACGGCTACCGCATGATTTTGATTTCGTCGCCCGGCGGTGCCATTGCCTACGCCCGCAAAGAGCTGGACATCACTGCCCCCGTACTGAAATACCTCAACGACGAGTATAGCGCCAAGAAATAACACTTACTCTTCGTTCCTGACTTAAAAGCCCGGCCGTGTGCCGGGCTTTTTTTGTGGTTGTCGCGCAATGTCGGTTGGGCTGGCAACGGGTAGGGTAGGGTAGGGTAGGGTAGGGTAGGGTAGGGTAGGGTAGGGTAGGGTAGGGTAGGGTAGGGTAGGGTAGGGTAGGGTAGGGTAGAGTGACGCGCCATGTTATGTTTCGTAGTTGCCGAAGCGGCACGGGAAACGTGCGCTATACGGTGCTGCTTTTCTTATCCATACTATGAAATTACTTTACTCCTTATACCCAATTAAACCTTTGGGGGGTGGCAGGCGTCTAATAGGTATACCATCAACTAACACGCGGTAAGTGCTTGACAAGCTGCGCTTTTATACTATGAAAAAGTTTCTGAAAATACCCGTTTTACTTCTTGTCTTGGCCGCTGGCAGTCTGCTTAGCGGCTGCGTGGCCTCGGGTGGCGTGGGCTACGGCGACGTAGGTCCTTATTACGGTGCCGGGCCGTACTACGGTGGGGCGTATCCCCACTACGGGCGCTATTATGGGGGCTACCATCCGTATGCCCGGCCATACTACCGCAACCATACCACCGTGATAGTGCAGCCTACCCCGCGCCGTGCGCCGCGTGGAGTGGTACGACAAAACTATGTGCGCCCCAACACCACGTACCGCAACAATCCCCGGCCCGCGTACCGCGGCAACAATATGCAGGGTCAGAACCACGGGCCAGTGCAGGGCGGAAGCCGTGGCCGGGTGCGTTAGAGCGCTGTAGATGAAGTGATTATTAAAAAAAAGCCCCAGGCAACGAAGTATTGCCTGGGGCTTTTTTTTATGTGGTTTGCGTAGCTGTTTGCTCACAAAGTTGCTGTTGAGCGGCGCTTGATGAGTTTCGATTTCAGCTCTTGACTCTGAGTGGGTAGGGTAGGGCGGTTCTTGAGAATTGCTTTGAACAGGATGCGTGCCGCCTCCCTACCTATTTCGTAGGCCGGCTGGGTGATGGTGGTGAGAGGCGGATCGAGCAGATCGGCAATTTCCAGGTTGGAAAAGCTGATGATTTTCACGTCTTCCGGAATGCGGCGGCCCAGGTGGCGACACGCCAGGTAGCTACTCATGGCCAGCGTTTCCACGGATGCAAAGATGCCATCGACGGCCGGGTTTTGCTGCAGTAGCTCCTGAATAAGGGCTTGGTTGTGGGCCTTGTTGGGGGTGCCGTGCAGCAGCAGGGTAGGGTCGGGCGTGAGGCCGTGGTCCCGCAGCGCGTCGTGGTAGCCTTGCAGTCGCTTCTGCCCAATGGATAGGCGGTCGGAGATGAGCAGGTGGGCAATGTGGAGGCAGCCGGCATCCAGCAAATGCTGGGTGGCCTGGTAGCCACTCTGGTAGTCGTCGGTGGTAATTTTGGCCGTGGCAAACTCCTCGCACACCCGGTCGAAAAACACCATGGGCGTGCGGCGGGCCTGTAACTTACCGAAGTGAGTGAAATCCTGCGTGGCACCCGCCACCGATGCTAGCAGCCCATCTACCCGGCCGCTGGCAAGGTGCTGCACAATGGTGGCCTCCTGCGCGGCGTCATCGTGGGTGAGGTAGATGAGCACGTGGTAGTTGTTTTCGCGGGCCACCTCCTCAATGCCATTGATAGCCAGCGAGAAAAAGTTGTTGGCTACTTCCGGAATCACCACGCCGATGGTTTTGCTTTTCTGCCGGCGCAGGCTGCTAGCGTAGGGGTTGGGCTCATAGCCCAGCTGCCGGGCCAGCTCCTGCACCTTGGCCTTGGTCGTCGCGCTTATCTCGTAGCTGTCGCTCAATGCCCTGGAAACGGTGGATACCGATAGGTTCAGCTCCTGGGCAAGCTGTTTGAGATTGACGGGATTCATCCCGAAAAATAGCCATTATTTGCGTTTCTGCCCTGTATGTTTGTGCTGCGCAGGGGTATGCACGGGTAATTGTTCGCCTGTCCCCGGGTAGCACCAAGCAAAAAGCCCGACCAGTTGGCCGGGCTTTACAGTGGGTAGGGCGTGGCCAGGGTAGGAGCCAGCAACTTGCCGCCGCGCTTACTTGGTTACGGCCACACGCTTCTTGGCAAAGTTGGCAGCTGATTCCTCTACTTGTGCAGGTGCCAGCACCTTCACACCATTGCTGATAACAACGCGGTAGCGAAAGCTCACCGACTCGCCTTTTTTGAGCTGTAGGTTTTTCGCCGATTTGCCTTCCGTAAATATTTTCTCGCCCAAGGGGTTGGCCGCAAACAACCCGTAGCCGCGAGCGTGCCAGAAGGTAGGGTAGTTGGGGTTGGTCGGGTGGTCGATAATGGCAACGCTCACAGAGTCGTTGCCCATTTTGCCGTAGGCCATGCACCAGGCGGCGCGGGTGCTCCAGGCGTCGTTGCCGCGCTTGCCGGCGCTGGTGAGGTAGTTGCCGTTGGCTACCTTGTCGGTGCCGCCCTTCACTACGGTCACGTTGCCTTTATCGTCGGTGAACTTTTGGTCTTTCGTCTCCGGGATTTGCAGGGCGTGGGCCAGCCGCAGCCCCAGCATGCCGTCTTTGGCATCGGTGAAGGTGACGGTGGTGTTTGCTTTCAGGGTAGTATAGCGGTCGATGATGCGCTGCTGGGCCGTGCCGCTGAACTCCAGGCGGGTGGTTTCTTCCAGCAGCACGTCGCGTTGCTGGTTGGTCCAGTTGGCGTGGTAGGCGAGGGTGCCGGTAGAGCCGTTGGTGGTTTCCAGAATTTTATCCGTCCGGATCCAGCCATAGTTGGCCTTTTTCTCGGCCGGAATAGCGTAGGAGTTGTTCCAGAAATCCAGACCGTTCACATTCTCGAAGTTGAACCACAGGCCCAGGTGGTGCGGGTGGTCGGTGGGGTCGCCGGGCTGGGGCGCCACCGGAAAGCCGCGGGTGACGACGGCACCGCTGGCTGCGTGCAGCGGGTATAGCACAGGCTTTTCCAGCGTATCGGGGTAGAGGAAGCTGGTGAAGAGTTGCTTGCCTACAAACACGTCTATTTTGCGGGCCTTCGGGTCTTTTGCCAGTCGTACAGGTTGCGCCTGCTGCGCGTATGCGGCAGAACAATAGAGCAGGGGCAGAAGTAGATAGAGTGCTTTTCTCATTGCAATACAGTAAGCAGACAAGTACAAGATGAAACCCGTGTCCCTACCCCCTTCTGCAGTAGAGGGGTAGGGACACGGGCTCTGGCAGCAACTTACATCGTAAACACCTTGCCGCCTACCATCACCTCCTGCGTTTTCTCATCGAAGGTGGCTTTCAGGCCGGTGTGGCTGGCCGCGGTGGTCATGATATTAGCAATGGAGTGGCTGTAGCCGGCCTCTACGGGCGCGTTGGTTTCCTTGCGGCTGCGGATGCACTCCATCCAGTTGCGCACGTGGTTGGAGGTGAGCACGTCGCCGCCGGTGTTGGCCGAAGCCACCGCCGCTTCGGTGTTCGACAGGCTAAACTCTTGCAACAGGTTGGGCTGCATGTGCATGGCCTCGGCGTGGCGCTTGGTGAGGCCGCCGTTGGGCGACACCTTGTTGGTAATCAGGTTCAGCTCGCCGCCGTTGGAGTAGTAGATTTCAGCCGGGCGCTCGTCTCCGTTGTGCATGCGTGAGGCAAACATCACCTGGAAGCCCTGCGATGGGTCGTTTTCGGGACCATAGTCGAACACCGATGTGATGGTGTCCCAGTTGCGACGGCCGTCTTTCCACATATAAATGCCACCGTTGGCCACTACGCTGCGCGGGTGCTTCAGGCCCGTAAACCAGTGCACGGTATCAATCTGGTGCGACATCCACTGGCCGGGTAGGCCCGAAGAGTAGGGCCAGAACAAACGGTACTCCAAGTACTTACGTGGGTCGTAGGCTTCGTTGGGTCGGTTCATCAGGTAGCGCTTCCAGTCGATATCTTCCTGCCGGAGCTGGCTTACTAGCTCCGGCCGACGCCACCGGCCCGGCTGGTTCACGTTCCAACTCAACTCTACCATCGTAATCGGTCCAAACTTGCCCGACTTGATGTACTGCTCGGCGGCCTTATAGTTGGAGCCGCTGCGGCGCTGCGAGCCAATCTGGATAATCTGCTTCGAGGCCTTCACGGCTTTCAGGGCAGCGCGGTTGTCGGCCATGGTTTCGGCGAAGGGCTTCTCCACGTAGGCGTCGCAGCCGGCCTGCACGGCTTCAATGGCGTGCAGCGCGTGCTGAAAGTCGGCCGTACCGATGAACACCGCATCCACGCTCTTGCTACCATACAGCTCGTCGTTGTTGCGGTAGGCCTTCACGCTGTGGCCCAGCTTTTCTTTCCAGACGGCGGCACCTTCCTCGCGGCGCTGTTTCCAGATGTCGGATACCCCTACTATATCGAAGTTTAGCTCCTTGTAATGGTTCAAGAAGCAGGGCATGTGCGAGTTGCGGTGGCGGTCAGAAAAGCCGACCACGCCTACCCGTACCCGGTCGTTGGCGCCAATGATGCGCTTGTAGCTGCTGGCCGACCACGTAACCTGCGGTAGAAGCGTACCCGCCCCGGCCAGGGCCATTTGTTGTAGAAAAACACGACGTGATGTAGACATATAGAAAGGCTGTTTGCTAGGTGGGGAATAGGGTAGGGAACCGTGTGCTTACTTCAACTCCTTCATCTTGATGCTGCGGAAGGAAACTAGGTTGCCGTGGTCTTGTAGCAGCAAATGGCCTTTTGGCGCTTCCCCGAAGTTGGGCCACACCTTGTATTTGCTGATGGCTACCAGGTCGCGGAAATCTTTGGAGCCGCGTTCGTACTCCAGCACCTTCGAGCCGTTGAGGTAGTGCTCCACGTGGTTGTTGGGGTAGACCACCACGCGGCCCGTGTTCCACTCGCCAATGGGGTGGATAAAGCGCGGCGACTTGTCGGCCTTTTTCAGGTCGTAGAGCGAGGCTAGGGTGCGGTTGCCGTCGCGCCCGAGTTTGGCGTCGGGGTGCCGTTCGTCGTCCAGCACCTGGTACTCCAGACCGATGGCCGAGCCCTGGGTTTTCTCGTCTAAGGTCACAAAGTATTTCACGCCGCTGTTGGCGCCGGGCGTCAGCTTAAACTCAAACGACAGGTCGAAGGCGCTGTACTGGTCGTCGCTCACAATGTCGCCGCCGTTGGCCGCCTCCTTGCCCTCCGACGATAGCACCGTCATCGTGCCGTCCGTTACCTGCCAGCCCTGGGCCGGGAAAGCACCGCCTTTGGCACTGTGCCAGCCTTTGTTGGTTTTGCCGTCGAAGAGCAGCTTCCAGCCGCCTTTCTTTTCGCTGGCTGTGAGCGTATTCGGTACAAAGTTTACCACATACACATCACTTGGGAAAGCCGTGGGCTGCAAGTTGGTGGTCTTGATTTTGATGTTCTTGAAGTAAATTTTCTTCCCCTCCTGCGCCTTGTCGGAGATGCCGTGCACTTGCAGGCCAATGAAGCCCTTGGGATCCAGCGGGTCTACCACGTAGGCCACGGGCACGTTGTTGAGCCAGGTTTTCGTCTCGTTGCCGATGCACTCAATCTTGAGGTGGTTGTACTGCCCGGCTTTGTAGGCCGTTTTGGCCTCGGGGTGCAGATCCAGGGGGTAGAGCCACTGCCGGCGCGCCTCATCGTAGATGCCGCCCGACCAGCTCCGCGCCGAGGGGTCTATTTCTACTTGCCGGCCGTATACCTTGCCCTTCTGCTCCGGCGAGTCGAAGTGGCTGCGGGTTTGCACGCCGGAGTTGCCCTCGTTGCTTTCCAACTTGATGTCCAGCTCCAGCACAAAGTCGCCATATTCTTTCTCCGTCACCAGAAAAGTGTTGCCAGAGTTCATCACGGTAGTGCCCACAATAGCGCCGTTTTCCACCTTATAGTCAGCGGTGCCGGCCAGCTTTTTCCAGCCTTTCAGCGTTTTGCCGTCAAACAGGTTTTGCCAAGTATCGGCCGGTTTGGGTGCCGGCGGGTTGTGGAAAGCAGTTAGCAGAAAGGTAGCGGCGCAGGTGGTCAGAAAGGTTGTTGGTTTCAAGGAGTGGGGAGTAAGGTGGATGAGTGTGTTGTTGGAGTAAGCTACTCTTTTTTACCAGAATAGGCAGGCCGTTGGCACTTCCATATAGAAGTGCCAACGGCTGGAGGGTTGCTTAATAGCCAGGATTTTGCGGGAAGGCAGCGGCCCCGCCCGCCGTGCGGTCAATTTGGTTTTGCGGAATGGGGCGCAACACGTGATAGTCTTTGATGTTGGGGGCACCATCAGGATTGTAGAGCTTCACGCGCTCTATCAGCTTGCCCCAGCGCTTCAAATCAAACCACCGAAACATCTCGCCCAGCAGCTCCCGCTCGCGCTCTTCCATAATAAACTCCATCGTCAGCTGGTCAGCGGTGATTTGCATGGCGGCCTCCTTGCCCGCAAACGCCGCCCGCCGCCGCACCGCGTTGATATGGGGTAGTGCCTCGTTTGCTTTGCCCTGCTTCAGCAGCGCTTCGGCCGCAATCAGGTGCGTTTCGGCCAGCCTAAACATCAGGAAGTCGCGGCTGCCGTTCAGGTAGGATAAATCGGGCCGCAGAGCATCAAGAAACTTGGTGAGGGTAGGAAAAAGGCGTGCACTATACAGGCTGGGCACCAGCACCTGGTAGGGCTTGCTGGCGCGCTTGGCCCGTGACCATTCCTCGCCGGGCAGGTAAATGGCCGTATCGCCCAGCTGGTAGGTAACGCGCGTTTTGGTGTTGTCGAAGACGTTGGTATACGTGCCGGGCTTGTTGCTGAGGTACGTGGTGCGGAAGCTTTTCTGGTAGCGCGAGTCGTTGGTGCGGTCCTTGAAAATGGTGTTCAGCGTGTAGTTGGTCGGCCGGAAACGCTTGTAAGGACGGCCGTAAAAAACGTCGCGTTGCATGCCGGCCACCACGTCGTACTCCATCAGAAAGTGAATGTGCGTTTCGTTGCCGGAGCCGTTGGTGGTGGGGTCGGAGGTGTACTGGGTAGCAAAAATCACCTCGTCGTTCACCTCGCCCGCGCCCTGCGCAAACACGTTGGCAAAGTCGGGGAGCAGGCGGTAGGAGTAGTTCTTGATGACATTTTGGGCGTAGGTAGCGGCCTGGGCGTAGTCATCGGCGGCAGCGGCTTCGGAGGTGGCTTTGGTGAGGTACACCCGCGCCAGCAGGTGCTCACAGGCGCCTTTGGTCACGCGGCCGTAGTCGGTAGTGGAGTTTAGGTCGGGTAGGGCTTCCTGCAAGTCCTTCACAATGGCGGCGTATACCTGGGGCACCGGCGTGCGCGAAGCCTCCTTGGTGGCCGTAGCGTTTTGCTCTAGTACCAGCGGCACCGCTCCAAACATCTGCACAAGAATAAAATAGTGGTGCGCCCGCAGAAACTTCACCTCCGCCACGCGGCGCTTTTTCACGGCCTCTTCCAGGCCCGTCACGTTCGGGGCCTGGGCCACCACCGCGTTGGCCGTGTTGATACCCAGGTAGAAGGCGTTCCAAATATCGTTGAGGTAGCCTGTGCGAGCGTCGAGCTGGGTGGTGTACTGATTCACAAACTTATACACCCCATCCGACCCCATCGTGTAGGTGTCAGTGCCGAACACGGTCATGGTCATGCCACTTTCGCGGCCGTAGTAGTCGCGCAGAGAGGCGTACACGGCTTGAGTAGCCGCGTTGAAGCCAGCCGGGCTGGTAATGTATTGGGAGCCCACCTGCGAAATCACTTCCTCTTCCAGCAAATCATTGCACGAGGAACTAGCCGCTAAAACGAAAGCTGCTGCAA from Hymenobacter aerilatus harbors:
- a CDS encoding IS110 family transposase, producing MPRVPSPTAPLKYVVGIDIAKDTFVACFGRIEASQQLRFGKETTFANTLAGFTALLAWTAKQQAPAAPLWFVVEATGVYYEALAYFLSDNAQALSVLLPNKVKHFAQSTELKSKTDQLDARLLCRLGLERALPAWQPPTPALRQLRALARERQRLSEQGGQLKTRCHAYQHSYQPDARTLERLAAQQQLVAQQLKAVDQDLSLLLDAEPELARKLAHLTSIPGIGLTTAIVVVAETNGFILVENERQLASYAGLDVVQRQSGLSSQATRISRRGNVRLRTALYLPAVSSLRYNPQQKAFYARLRARQPSGKPGVIAVMRKLLLLCYSLWKNDRPYDLQFHPAHMAEKEVAPAD
- a CDS encoding succinylglutamate desuccinylase/aspartoacylase family protein, coding for MQLNGLTIQPGERVMTRLVISRLPSGTIIDVPVHVFRSREPGPTVLLMAGMHGDEVNGVETIRRLIQQDLLRPLRGTIIAIPLLNIYGFLNFSREVPDGKDVNRSFPGNSRGSLASRVAHRFMREIMPLVDYGIDFHTGGASRSNHPQVRCLLDHEPSATLARTFAAPFTLHAKLRRGSLREAAFGLGKSIIVYETGESLRFDETGIELAIAGTYRVLHHLGMVAEATPATQPSIECWRGRWLRARFAGLFRSQVRKGDYIEQGQVYGIITDPYGEMAVHLESPVSGYVVGLNHMPVVNQGDALLHIGLTEPAPVPTEDTDAPAPTL
- a CDS encoding 2TM domain-containing protein is translated as MEPLNRDPQLWRQAKARARFKASVLTYLWVNALLWTIWAFTGRGSYPVPWPLWATFFWGIALLANGASVYGWWGQSQQAEREYERLLRKREE
- the rimK gene encoding 30S ribosomal protein S6--L-glutamate ligase, yielding MKLAILSREPTLYSTQRLVEAAQQRGHEVVVLDHLQCNLVLEKGTPGIIYKGERLHDIQAVIPRIGASVTFYGTAVVRQFEMMKVSTAVSSQAIVRSRDKLRSVQILSRAGIGMPKTAFTNFSADVPTMIEHVGGAPVIIKLLEGTQGLGVVLAESAKAAQSVIEAFHNLKARIIVQEFIAESKGADLRAFVVNGEVVGAMKRQGKEGEFRSNLHRGGTGKLVKLSRAEKAAALAAAKALGLGIAGVDMLQSKRGPLVLEVNSSPGLEGIEKATGLDIAGKVITYTEELVKKRKRAEVAKKRKATETDEE
- a CDS encoding OmpH family outer membrane protein, whose amino-acid sequence is MNKTAQLIVNAVLVLAVAVLFYLHFSSRPAAAPVAATPKVTMAADSTAEVPVDEVATVASADSNKVAYVESNKLLEGYKGMQVARKSFEVKAKGWQAQNDALVRNFQAAVQKYQQTAQSLTNEQRAATEQNLQQQEAQAGQKQQQLQQQAAQEEAKMTKTVLDRVEKQIEKYGKENGYRMILISSPGGAIAYARKELDITAPVLKYLNDEYSAKK
- a CDS encoding O-acetyl-ADP-ribose deacetylase; this translates as MAITAATWRPDAQTFGRILLYQGDITRVDTDAIVNAANSSLLGGGGVDGAIHRAGGPAILEECRQIRARQGGCATGEAVITTAGELPASYVIHTVGPVWNGGIKGEAELLTSCYRNCLRLAAEKQLSSVAFPGISTGIYGYPKADAARIAVREVQAFLKENELPATVVFVAYNEEARWVYEQELLK
- a CDS encoding ATP-dependent zinc protease family protein, translating into MKKMRIPKRVVGRRELVDFPAFGLQGIEAKVDTGAYTGAIHCSDIHEERRADGQIVLRVLLLDPSHLNFDGRPLEFTTFSRRDIRSSNGDVQERYVVAMVIRLFGEDFATEFSLSDRSDMKYPVLIGRALLRQGRFVVDVGRRNVSYKATQHPSS